In Marasmius oreades isolate 03SP1 chromosome 3, whole genome shotgun sequence, a single window of DNA contains:
- a CDS encoding uncharacterized protein (CAZy:GH43) — MRSSGSLGLLAVLLSFAFNILASPLATPENTNTTIASRADSSKVGYFFVHFYDRQPAIFAHLSNGNNPTSYKALNADRAILVPTGGTKAARDPYLVSAPDDSRHFIIATDLDINAIGGDWGRAVSQGSKSLHIWESTDLVNWDNYRLVQVIGSTAGMAWAPEAVWDSSRGAFLVHWASRLYAASDTAHTGTATRDQIMYAYTNDFRTFTAAQPYIAASWPVIDLTILSLGGSSYARFVKDETINRIYEERSNNGLFGTWTRVGGSSAVITTTTTEGPLVFQDNRTPGLVHLFLDAYTTAAGYVPFQTNNIDQGPWTASSTSGFPTLLKHGVVKPVNQAQYNAIQAKWP; from the exons ATGCGCTCCTCAGGTTCATTGGGTCTTCTCGCAGTCCTACTAAGTTTTGCCTTCAACATCCTCGCATCTCCACTTGCCACTCCCGAAAACACGAACACCACGATAGCCAGCCGAGCTGACAGCTCGAAAGTTGGCTACTTCTTCGTGCATTTCTATGATCGCCAACCCGCGATCTTTGCTCATCTCTCCAACGGGAACAACCCTACCTCTTATAAAGCTCTGAACGCTGACAGAGCCATTCTTGTACCTACCGGGGGAACAAAAGCCGCCCGCGACCCGTATCTTGTATCCGCGCCAGATGACTCCCGGCATTTCATTATTGCTACGGATCTCGACATCAACGCCATTGGTGGGGATTGGGGAAGGGCGGTATCGCAGGGCTCTAAGAGTCTCCACATCTGGGAGAGTACAGATTTGGTAAACTGGGACAACTACAGATTAGTCCAAGTGATCGGATCCACTGCCGGAATGGCTTGGGCCCCAGAAGCAGTCTGGGATTCAAGCCGTGGTGCTTTCCTGGTACACTGGGCATCGAGGTTGTACGCTGCCAGTGATACCGCG CACACTGGCACTGCGACAAGAGATCAAATCATGTATGCATACACGAACGACTTCCGGACTTTCACAGCTGCACAACCATACATTGCTGCGAGTTGGCCGGTCATCGATCTTACTATTCTTTCCCTCGGCGGCAGTTCGTACGCGCGCTTCGTCAAGGACGAGACTATCAACCGTATCTATGAAGAAAGATCTAACAATGGTCTGTTTGGGACGTGGACTAGAGTTGGAGGCAGTAGTGCTGTTatcactaccaccaccacagaGGGGCCACTTGTATTCCAGGACAATCGAACACCTGGCCTAGTCCATCTCTTTTTGGATGCTTACACAACTGCCGCA GGTTATGTTCCCTTCCAGACCAACAACATCGACCAGGGACC TTGGACcgcttcttcgacttcaggCTTCCCGACCTTGTTGAAACACGGAGTGGTCAAGCCTGTCAACCAGGCCCAATACAATGCCATCCAGGCCAAGTGGCCTTGA
- a CDS encoding uncharacterized protein (BUSCO:EOG09261666), giving the protein MNVLVYSGPEALTPSLKSSLSSLQSLLRTNYSVQSVTPQTLKTQPWSTSCALFVLPECRNVNSSQWISSLDTYIENGGSVLCLSSGAIRKTHPSTLQGIDHNSLRFYHKPSGDVIYPTCTNDAITKPHYTNLITQDLAVIEGIFQSNIRGFDGVESGRGCRTLASYAGQQGNSAMAGVEFTIGLGKVAFWASSPEYTAMEEPARSNLPQIDINEAEKRRFSVLQAALQEAGIRVPSNTSDASISHPLPQFLLSSKEDAVSKVLEKIGQSNLGPKSTPLKDENDTFHFHEFDEAAQIVTEARTSVSSSRDPAMWQPKRVIVCLDRVIPDRSLTPLFDLSLFFRALADASAKEGWQIDQGGWGSGEVLLYGEVVTSTQTMLDKNPRLLTRFPVPLVSLASHQIAGRGRGSNSWVSPAGCLQFSILLRVPLSSFPANKLVFIQYLTALAIVEACRDETVLGKQGSVIRIKWPNDLYAVFGEGEKEKKKIGGILVSTNFSDGKAEIVIGCGINILNPAPIFSLSQVQRESDAPLSMEKTAAAILAKFEKMWRVFTTGRGDFSPFMDLYLERWLHSDQLVHLTTVSPPTQARICGITLDHGLLRTLPERTGWSTGHGGFIDLQPDGNSFDLMAGLIKTKS; this is encoded by the exons ATGAATGTCCTCGTCTACTCTGGCCCTGAGGCGCTAACACCTTCTCTGAAGTCctcgctttcttctcttcagaGTCTATTGCGAACCAATTATAGTGTTCAATCCGTCACTCCTCAAACATTGAAAACCCAACCGTGGTCGACATCTTGTGCACTCTTCGTCCTTCCGGAGTGTCGGAACGTCAATTCTTCACAATGGATCTCATCTCTCGACACGTACATCGAAAACGGTGGATCAGTGTTGTGTCTGTCCTCAGGAGCTATCAGGAAGACGCATCCATCTACGCTACAAGGAATCGATCACAATTCTTTACGTTTCTACCACAAGCCATCCGGAGATGTTATCTATCCTACATGCACCAACGATGCTATAACAAAACCCCATTATACCAATCTAATAACTCAAGATCTGGCAGTTATCGAAGGCATCTTTCAATCGAATATACGTGGATTTGATGGAGTAGAATCAGGTCGAGGGTGTCGAACTTTGGCATCTTACGCAGGACAACAGGGAAATTCTGCTATGGCTGGCGTTGAATTCACGATAGGATTGGGGAAAGTTGCATTTTGGGCTTCTAGTCCGGAGTACACAGCGATGGAAGAACCAGCTCGATCCAACCTTCCTCAAATCGACATCAATGAGGCTGAAAAGAGGAGATTTTCTGTGCTACAAGCAGCGTTGCAGGAAGCGGGAATCCGTGTTCCATCGAATACGAGCGATGCCTCAAtttctcatcctcttccacaATTTCTGCTCTCGTCGAAAGAAGATGCAGTTTCGAAAGTCTTGGAGAAGATCGGCCAGTCAAATCTTGGTCCCAAATCCACTCCCCTCAAGGACGAGAACGATACATTCCACTTCCACGAGTTTGACGAAGCTGCTCAGATTGTGACTGAGGCACGTACTTCCGTCTCATCATCAAGAGATCCAGCTATGTGGCAACCCAAGCGAGTCATAGTTTGCCTGGATAGAGTCATTCCAGACAGAAGCCTTACGCCTTTATTCGATCTCTCACTATTTTTCCGGGCATTGGCGGACGCTTCCGCAAAGGAAGGTTGGCAGATCGATCAGGGTGGATGGGGAAGTGGGGAAGTGCTATTATATGGTGAAGTAGTGACAAGTACACAAACGATGTTGGATAA GAACCCTCGACTTCTCACTAGATTTCCAGTTCCACTTGTTTCCCTCGCGTCTCACCAGATCGCCGGCCGTGGCAGGGGTTCGAATTCATGGGTATCTCCCGCGGGCTGTCTGCAGTTCTCTATTCTTCTTCGTGTACCATTGAGCTCCTTCCCGGCAAACAAACTAGTCTTCATTCAATATCTGACTGCGTTGGCGATAGTCGAGGCTTGCCGGGATGAAACGGTCCTCGGGAAACAGGGGAGCGTCATTCGAATTAAATGGCCTAATGATCTCTATGCGGTATTCggggaaggagagaaagagaagaagaaaatcgGTGGTATCCTCGTTAGCACCAACTTCTCGGATGGGAAAGCTGAAATTGTCATCG GTTGTGGCATCAACATTCTGAATCCCGCTCCGATATTTTCCCTCTCCCAAGTTCAGAGAGAATCCGACGCGCCGCTGAGTATGGAAAAGACGGCTGCTGCAATCTTGGCCAAGTTTGAAAAGATGTGGAGAGTCTTCACCACCGGAAGGGGTGATTTCAGTCCTTTTATGGATCTTTATCTCGAGCGATGGCTTCACTC TGACCAACTCGTCCATTTGACAACAGTCTCACCTCCGACACAAGCGAGGATATGTGGAATCACGCTTGACCACGGGCTTTTGCGTACTCTTCCTGAACGTACAGGATGGAGCACAGGTCATGGGGGATTCATCGACCTCCAACCGGATGGAAATAGCTTTGACCTCATGGCCGGCTTGATCAAAACAAAGTCGTAA